One Miscanthus floridulus cultivar M001 chromosome 11, ASM1932011v1, whole genome shotgun sequence DNA window includes the following coding sequences:
- the LOC136493535 gene encoding adenylyltransferase and sulfurtransferase MOCS3-like isoform X1: MVGVIGGGRTEAIMREIAGLRAQRDELDSRIRFLESQLRVGAAPTTLPPSLHAAARGGGGLSPDMVRRYSHQLLLPDVGVQGQRRLSRSSVLVVGAGGLGSAVALYLAACGVGSLGIVDGDDVKLGNLHRQVIHAEAYVGQPKVKSAAAACRAINSSINVLEHHLKLKPKNALDVVRQYDIVVDATNSLASRYMLSDCCVLLNKPLISGSTTGLEGQLTVYKHNGSPCYRCHFPNPTACQSGSANCTLGVVPGVIGCLQALETIKVATRVGEPLCGRMLHFDALSSSFKTVNKIHQRSSTCTVCGDNSNLTQDTFVMFDYDSFAQSTKSSKPTAIQNLLPKNARITCREYKRVLDSGRAHLLLDVRPVHHFQIASIANSVNIPLHELQERFPRLRDALSEVADVSHGNHRPLYFVCQSGDDSVAAVGILRENGFPYASAIAGGLECWAREVDPGFPVYW; the protein is encoded by the exons ATGGTGGGCGTCATCGGCGGCGGGAGGACGGAGGCGATCATGCGCGAGATCGCGGGCCTGCGCGCCCAGCGGGACGAGCTGGACAGCCGCATCCGCTTCTTGGAGTCCCAGCTCCGCGTCGGCGCCGCGCCGACCACGCTTCCTCCCAGCTTGCACGCCGCCGCCCGAGGGGGCGGCGGCCTGAGCCCCGACATGGTTAGACGGTACAGCCACCAGCTCCTCCTCCCCGACGTCGGCGTGCAAG GGCAACGGAGACTCTCTCGGTCATCAGTTCTCGTGGTCGGAGCCGGAGGCTTGGGCTCGGCCGTAGCATTGTACCTGGCTGCCTGTGGCGTTG GTTCTCTAGGCATTGTTGATGGAGACGACGTTAAACTTGGCAACCTCCATCGTCAG GTCATACACGCAGAAGCTTATGTTGGGCAACCTAAGGTGAAATCTGCAGCAGCTGCTTGCCGGGC GATTAACTCCTCTATCAACGTGTTGGAACATCATCTCAAACTGAAACCAAAAAATGCTTTGGATGTTGTGAGGCA ATATGACATAGTCGTTGATGCAACAAACAGCCTTGCTAGTCGGTACATGCTAAGTGATTGTTGTGTCCTTCTCAACAAG CCTCTCATATCCGGTTCAACAACTGGTCTAGAAGGACAG TTGACAGTTTATAAACATAATGGAAGTCCATGTTACCGGTGTCATTTTCCAAACCCAACAGCATGCCAGAGTGGTTCTGCTAATTGTACTCTTGGGGTTG TTCCAGGAGTGATTGGCTGCCTACAAGCTCTTGAAACTATAAAGGTTGCAACTCGTGTTGGTGAACCCCTTTGTGGAAGAATGCTACACTTTGATGCATTATCCTCCAGTTTTAAGACT GTTAATAAGATTCATCAAAGGTCGTCAACTTGCACAGTTTGTGGAGATAATTCTAATTTGACTCAAGACACTTTTGTTATGTTTGATTATGATAGCTTCGCACAGTCTACAAAGTCTAGCAAG CCGACGGCAATCCAGAACCTGCTCCCAAAGAACGCCCGGATCACCTGCAGAGAATACAAGCGGGTGCTCGACAGCGGCAGGGCTCACCTGCTGCTGGACGTGCGGCCGGTGCACCACTTCCAGATCGCCTCCATCGCCAACTCCGTGAACATCCCGCTGCACGAGCTCCAGGAGAGGTTTCCCCGGCTCAGGGACGCCCTTAGCGAGGTGGCGGACGTGTCGCACGGCAATCACCGCCCCCTGTACTTCGTCTGCCAGAGCGGCGATGACTCCGTGGCGGCCGTCGGCATCCTCCGGGAGAACGGGTTCCCTTACGCCAGTGCTATAGCCGGCGGCCTTGAGTGCTGGGCGCGAGAAGTTGATCCCGGTTTCCCTGTGTACTGGTGA
- the LOC136492198 gene encoding DNA (cytosine-5)-methyltransferase DRM2-like, with translation MANIRALLAGLSWARGSLAEAGRCASTRPSLLASLGAHYKDFLHEMSHKDDKIDSLVKMGFPEDEATLAITRCGLDASIYVMVDSIYASQTAGYGYCGNLSDYEDNSYGGINKGRFMDGNKKKEKDIWRPSIGK, from the exons ATGGCAAACATACGTGCACTTCTGGCCGG CTTGTCGTGGGCAAGGGGTTCCTTAGCAGAGGCGGGCAGATGTGCGTCCACGAG GCCATCACTTCTAGCATCTCTGGGCGCACATTACAAG GATTTCTTACATGAGATGTCACATAAGGACGACAAAATTGATTCCTTAGTTAAAATGGGGTTTCCTGAAGACGAGGCTACACTGGCTATTACTAGATGCG GGCTGGATGCATCTATTTATGTTATGGTGGATTCAATATATGCTTCACAGACCGCAGGATATGGTTACTGTGGCAATTTGTCTGACTATGAG GATAATTCCTATGGAGGGATAAACAAGGGAAGGTTCATGGATGGgaacaaaaaaaaagagaaagatatATGGAGGCCAAGCATAGGGAAGTAG
- the LOC136493535 gene encoding adenylyltransferase and sulfurtransferase MOCS3-2-like isoform X2, whose translation MVGVIGGGRTEAIMREIAGLRAQRDELDSRIRFLESQLRVGAAPTTLPPSLHAAARGGGGLSPDMVRRYSHQLLLPDVGVQGSLGIVDGDDVKLGNLHRQVIHAEAYVGQPKVKSAAAACRAINSSINVLEHHLKLKPKNALDVVRQYDIVVDATNSLASRYMLSDCCVLLNKPLISGSTTGLEGQLTVYKHNGSPCYRCHFPNPTACQSGSANCTLGVVPGVIGCLQALETIKVATRVGEPLCGRMLHFDALSSSFKTVNKIHQRSSTCTVCGDNSNLTQDTFVMFDYDSFAQSTKSSKPTAIQNLLPKNARITCREYKRVLDSGRAHLLLDVRPVHHFQIASIANSVNIPLHELQERFPRLRDALSEVADVSHGNHRPLYFVCQSGDDSVAAVGILRENGFPYASAIAGGLECWAREVDPGFPVYW comes from the exons ATGGTGGGCGTCATCGGCGGCGGGAGGACGGAGGCGATCATGCGCGAGATCGCGGGCCTGCGCGCCCAGCGGGACGAGCTGGACAGCCGCATCCGCTTCTTGGAGTCCCAGCTCCGCGTCGGCGCCGCGCCGACCACGCTTCCTCCCAGCTTGCACGCCGCCGCCCGAGGGGGCGGCGGCCTGAGCCCCGACATGGTTAGACGGTACAGCCACCAGCTCCTCCTCCCCGACGTCGGCGTGCAAG GTTCTCTAGGCATTGTTGATGGAGACGACGTTAAACTTGGCAACCTCCATCGTCAG GTCATACACGCAGAAGCTTATGTTGGGCAACCTAAGGTGAAATCTGCAGCAGCTGCTTGCCGGGC GATTAACTCCTCTATCAACGTGTTGGAACATCATCTCAAACTGAAACCAAAAAATGCTTTGGATGTTGTGAGGCA ATATGACATAGTCGTTGATGCAACAAACAGCCTTGCTAGTCGGTACATGCTAAGTGATTGTTGTGTCCTTCTCAACAAG CCTCTCATATCCGGTTCAACAACTGGTCTAGAAGGACAG TTGACAGTTTATAAACATAATGGAAGTCCATGTTACCGGTGTCATTTTCCAAACCCAACAGCATGCCAGAGTGGTTCTGCTAATTGTACTCTTGGGGTTG TTCCAGGAGTGATTGGCTGCCTACAAGCTCTTGAAACTATAAAGGTTGCAACTCGTGTTGGTGAACCCCTTTGTGGAAGAATGCTACACTTTGATGCATTATCCTCCAGTTTTAAGACT GTTAATAAGATTCATCAAAGGTCGTCAACTTGCACAGTTTGTGGAGATAATTCTAATTTGACTCAAGACACTTTTGTTATGTTTGATTATGATAGCTTCGCACAGTCTACAAAGTCTAGCAAG CCGACGGCAATCCAGAACCTGCTCCCAAAGAACGCCCGGATCACCTGCAGAGAATACAAGCGGGTGCTCGACAGCGGCAGGGCTCACCTGCTGCTGGACGTGCGGCCGGTGCACCACTTCCAGATCGCCTCCATCGCCAACTCCGTGAACATCCCGCTGCACGAGCTCCAGGAGAGGTTTCCCCGGCTCAGGGACGCCCTTAGCGAGGTGGCGGACGTGTCGCACGGCAATCACCGCCCCCTGTACTTCGTCTGCCAGAGCGGCGATGACTCCGTGGCGGCCGTCGGCATCCTCCGGGAGAACGGGTTCCCTTACGCCAGTGCTATAGCCGGCGGCCTTGAGTGCTGGGCGCGAGAAGTTGATCCCGGTTTCCCTGTGTACTGGTGA